The following proteins come from a genomic window of Maylandia zebra isolate NMK-2024a linkage group LG22, Mzebra_GT3a, whole genome shotgun sequence:
- the LOC106675969 gene encoding ubiquitin carboxyl-terminal hydrolase 37-like, whose product MEDEDSREQKKQLNFCKAEEILAAITSSPKMFKLLFHRKKSHKQNVAEKEIPSTSHQSIPDACVAENGQKKKRKWRHLCCSSQTDSDAEAESNTVKTQKKCRWFLFKFWKKLHKQNVAEKEIPSTSHQSVACGGKKIESQTGTIDCFGFPNIGNTCYMNSCLQSLLNIEEFIRDIRRQGVLWSTDPEAQLLRRLIDVRDCHESTDYGLKDHHLRAFKKAFSSQAPEYTGSAQKDAHEFLTLFLDEVKRLTPHLERNAALLGQSYSCPVEDHHIFKMENMRTCKSCGHHSSQQEEFTSLSLDLVPEGSIINMLETYLKEQEIEFRCDCGGTASELKSSFDTLPRVLILHLKRFGFTQTYKIKKVDDPVRLQRDLVVPSNQGGGCYSLCSIISHYGGTESGHYICSSVHPEESQHSTSDRWLTYNDAQVLHTTGSAVCEEQQQSAYILFYKRNF is encoded by the exons ATGGAGGATGAAGACAGCAGAGAGCAAAAGAAACAG TTGAACTTTTGCAAAGCTGAGGAGATTTTGGCTGCGATCACATCAAGTCCAAAGATGTTTAAACTTCTTTTTCACAGAAAG aaatcacacaaacaaaacgtgGCAGAGAAGGAAATTCCTTCTACGTCTCATCAGAG CATCCCGGATGCTTGTGTTGCTGAAAATGgtcaaaagaagaagagaaaatggagACACCTCTGCTGTTCCTCG CAAACTGACAGCGATGCAGAGGCAGAGAGCAACACTGTGAAGACACAAAAAAAGTGTCGctggtttctttttaaattctggAAG aaattacacaaacaaaacGTGGCAGAGAAGGAAATTCCTTCTACGTCTCATCAGAG TGTAGCATGCGgtgggaaaaaaatagaaagtcaaACTGGGACTATAGACTGCTTCGG GTTTCCAAACATCGGAAACACCTGCTACATGAACTCCTGCCTGCAGAGCCTCCTCAACATTGAGGAGTTCATAAGAGACATCAGGCGTCAGGGGGTTTTGTGGAGCACAGATCCAGAAGCTCAGCTCTTAAG AAGGCTTATTGATGTCAGGGACTGTCACGAGTCAACAGATTATGGCCTTAAAGATCACCACCTAAGAGCTTTTAAGAAGGCATTCAGCAGTCAAGCTCCTGAATACACCGGCAGTGCACAGAAA gACGCTCATGAATTCCTAACATTATTCCTCGATGAGGTCAAAAGGCTCACACCTCACCTGGAGAGGAACGCAGCTCTCCTGGGCCAAAGTTATAGCTGCCCAGTAGAAGaccatcacatttttaaaatggaaaacatgAGGACATGCAAGAG CTGCGGTCACCACTCATCACAGCAAGAGGAATTCACCAGCTTGTCTCTAGACCTTGTTCCAGAGGGGTCTATTATAAACATGTTAGAGACATACTTGAAG gaACAAGAAATAGAATTTCGCTGTGATTGTGGAGGGACGGCCTCAGAACTGAAGTCGTCTTTTGATACACTGCCAAG AGTTCTGATCTTGCATCTGAAGAGGTTTGGCTTTACACAAACCTACAAGATTAAGAAGGTGGATGACCCCGTCAGGCTGCAGAGGGACTTGGTGGTGCCATCCAATCAG GGTGGTGGCTGTTATAGTCTTTGCAGCATCATCAGTCATTATGGAGGCACAGAGTCAG GACACTACATCTGTAGTTCTGTCCATCCTGAGGAGAGTCAGCACTCTACATCAGATCGCTGGCTCACCTATAATGACGCACAGGTGCTCCACACAACTGGATCTGCAGTTTGTGAGGAACAGCAGCAGTCGGCCTACATCCTGTTTTACAAGAGAAAC ttctga